The following DNA comes from Halalkaliarchaeum sp. AArc-CO.
CACCGAGTACGTAAACGACGAGCGCGGTCTCGAGGCCGAAAACGTGCTCTGTATCGGTCCGGCGGGGGAAAACCTCGTCCGGTACGCCTGCGTGATGACCTACGAGTCCCGGGCGTTCGGCCGCGGCGGAATGGGCGCGGTGCTCGGATCGAAAAACGTCAAAGCCATCACGTTCGAAGGGGACGCCGAGTTCGACGTTGGGCTCCCGGAAGACGTCCAGTCGGAGGTCCACCAGAAGGCGGCGACGTCCGATTCGATCTTCCGGCGACAGGGCACGACCTCCGGGACGGAGTTCATAAACGACGAGTTCTCGCTGCCGACCCGATACTTCAACGACTACCACTTCGAAGAGGTCGAAGGGATCGGGGGTGACGCCGTCGAATCGAAGAAGTACAAAACGGCGGCGTGTTCGGCCTGTGCGTTCGCCTGCAAGCTCCCCACCCGCGACGAGGAGACCGGCCTCGAGACCGAAGGTCCCGAGTTCGAGACGGTCTACTCCTTCGGTTCGAACCAGGGAGTCGGGGACGTCGTCGACGTGATGAAATCGAACGACCTCTGTGACGAGTTCGGTCTGGACACCATCTCGTGTGGAGTCACCATCGCCGCCTACATGGACGCCCACGACGAGTTCGGCAACGCGGCGCTCGCCCACGAGCTCATCGAGAAGATCGCCTACCGTGACGGGGAAGGGGACCTCCTCGCGGAAGGCGTCGACCGCGTCCACGAGGAACTGGGCGTCGACAACTACACGGTAAAGGGAATGGAGTTCGCCGCCCACGACGGACGGACGATCCACGGCCAGGGGCTGTCCTATGCGGTTGCGAATCGCGGGGGCGACCACATGTACTCTGTGATGCTGCGGGACGAATACGACGGCAATTTCCCGCGTGAAGGGCTCGACGGGAAGCCCGAGCGCATCGTCGAACTCGAAAACTACGCGGCGTTCCGGGACAGCGGCATCATCTGTGCGTTCTCGAAGGAGGCGGAGGGGTTCGTCTCCGAAGAGACGTTCGAGAGACTGTTCGATACAGAGTACGAGAAACTCGTGGAGGTCGGGAGCCGGGTCGTCGAACTCGAACGGCACTTCAACAACAGACGCGGGATGGACCGCGAGGACGACGATCTGCCGTACGAGATCCCCGGGTTCGAGGCCGGTCTCGACGAGTATTACCAGACGCGTGGCTGGAACGACGACGGGACCGTCCCCGAGCACCGCGTCGCCGAATACGCAGAAACCGACGAGCCGGGCGGAACGGCCGACGACTGACCGTCACACCCCGCGTTATCCCTCTGGCATCGGTGAGGAAGTGATGCTAAGTCGATCGCCGTCTTCGAGTGTCGTATCGCCCCCGTCGAGTAGTTTCGCGTTCGTGCCGTTCCGCACGACCAGTACGGTTTCCTCCCGGAACCCCTCGAGGAGACAGAACTCGGCGGAACGGTCGTTTTCGGTTTCGAGTGCGGCGAGCAGATCTTCGACCGTCGAATCCGGCGGGACTGTGTAGGTGAACTCCGTTCGATCGAACAGCTCTCGAACCGCTCCGTACGTCTTGATTTCGATTTCCATGGACGGTGGTGGTGGTCCGACCGTTTGAATCTACGGCTCCGGAAGATGGGGCCCGACCGGGGAGTAATAAAAAGTATATTTCTACCTAACTACCATATTTCGTATATTAAATTCGAACGGAGATACCATCGATTGTTCACCTCCCGATCGAGTGAAACTAAAGGCGACGCGAGACGATGGTACCCGAAGGACGATCGCCCGATCGACAGCCACTCCTGGACGTAAAATTCGTCCGTCCGCCAAGCGACAACGAAACGGATTTGGACCGTTAAACCAGAGGATCAGTTGGCTCACCGTGGTTTTCGAATCGGATCTTCGAGTTCCGTCCGTAGTCGGTTACCTACTCCTCGAGATCGCGGTCTAGCTCGGATCGTTCGATGCGACGATCGTAACGAGTAGTTGTAAATTATCTCGTGATCCCATGGCATAATACTCAGTAAAAATACTATAACTGAAACATTATACTTATAACAATCCTTTGGGTTTTCAACCGGTGCCGAACCCCACGTTCTTTCTTCCTCCACAAACGTTTCTAGAACGGCTTCCGGAGCGCTACGACTCGAGACTTTTCCGGAGCGCTACGACCTCGTCGCGGATCGCGGTCCACGCTTCGAGAGATCCCGGGATTTCAGCGGCCGTCCGTCCCGTGGCCAGTTCGCGAACGATCTCGTAGGGCTCCGTCGGGTCGTACACGTCGTACAGTTGCAGATCGCGTCCACCGGCGATCTCGACGTCGACGGTGCCGTAGCCGAACACCGAGCCGGTGAGCCCCTGCGAATAGCCGACGTTTTGAACGCGGCTGTATTCGACGCGACGAACCGACCGACCCAGGATTCCAGTTTTCACCGCGATCTCGCCGTCGGTCAACACGAAGTTGGTCGTGACCACCCGCAAGTAGTGGTACAGACCCGGCACGGCCGCAACGGGAACCAACAGTAGCGCCCAACCGCTGACGGAAACGGCGAGCCAGAACACGACCACGAGCAACGCCACGCTGAGCCCGATGCCCGGCAATGCGCGAGTCGTTCGTGGTGACGCCTCCCACATGACAGTCTCGCCGTCGAATCGACGCCAATCGTCGGATACGACCGGATTCGGACTCATCGGTCTCGGGTGTTATCGGTGCCGGCGCCGTCGGTGTTACTGTCACCGTTGCTGTCCGTTCGATTGGCGTCGGTATCGTTTCCGTCCGTTCCAATCTCGTCGTTACCGTTGTCGTCCTGACCCTCCTCGACGATGCGCCGAATCGTGCGCAGTTCCGTCAGAATCTCCGCGAGTACGTCCTCCTTGTCGTCTCCACCACGTCCGTCTCTACGCTCGATCCGGCTGTCGATGAGCTCCTGGACGTCTGCGGGTGCCGGCACGCTCCGGAACTGCATCTCGACGCCGGAACTGCCGGCGGTGCTCACCTCGACGTTGCCGTAACCGAAGTAGGAACCGATGGCGCTCTGGCTGTAGGAGATGTTCTGTACCTTGTCGAAGCCGATTTTCTGGACGTCCCGCGAGAGGATGCCGGTCTTTTTATACAGGCCGGAGGTCGTGACGACGTAGTTCGTGTTCGTATAGGTGAGATACGCCCCGAGGATGATCACGAGCCCGATGAGGAGAATGGAGAGCGGAATGCCGACGATCAACGCCGGGACGAGGCTACTTCGGTGTGGACGGCTCGACCACAGCACTTCCTCGTCCTCTTCCAGCGTAAGCCAGTCGAAACCGACATCGTCCATCGAGGTCGCTGTCGTCACGTCAGGGGTTTCTGTAGTCACGTCCCCAGTCACATCCCCGGAGGGGAAAGATCTATCGCGACTTTCCGATGACTTTCCCGGGATCGACGTCTCGTATCGCAACTCCGTGAGAGTAGTTCACCGTCCGATCGGGTAGCCACGCGCTGACGGACGATTCCGCGGAACGGAGACGGCCGAACACACAATATCGGTACGGGTCGGCCGAATAGCAAGAAGCGGAACGCATACGGCCACAGTTTCCGAACGGGTTCAAAAGGGCCAAAACAATGACCGATCACGACGCAATAACGACACGGCTGTCACGGGCCAGGAGCGGGCTTCGATCCGGAGTCGCCGACGCGCTCGTCTGTTTCCCCAGTTCCAACATGTACTACCTCTCGGGGTTCGAGGACGAGCCGATGGAGCGGCACCTCTTTTTGATCGTCACCCCCGACGACGCGCTGTTTCTGGCGCCGGAGATGTACGACGAACAGATCCGGGAGGAGTCGCCGATCGCCGACGTCCGAACCTGGGGGGACGACGAGGATCCGATCGCATTGCTTGCATCCATCGGCGAGGAGTTGGAACTCGCCGCTGGACGGCTCCTGGTCGACGACCGCATGTGGGCAATGTTCACCCAGGACCTCCGGGAGGTGTTCCCGGAGGCCACCTTCGGTCTGGCGAGCGAACTGCTGACCGACCTGCGCATCCGCAAAGACGACAGCGAACTGGATCGCCTCGAACGGGCGGCGTCGATCGCTGATTCGGTGAGCGAATTGATCCGCACGCTCGGTTCGGACGCGATCGGCATGACCGAACGCGAACTCGCCGTCGAGATCGAACGTCGACTCGAGGACGCAGGCGGCGACGGGATCTCCTTCGACGTCGTCGTCGGGTCCGGTCCGAACGGTGCCCGTCCCCACCACCGCCACGGCGCCCGGGCGATCGAACCCGGCGATCCGGTAGTGCTCGACTTTGGGACCCGGTTCGGCGGGTATCCGAGCGACCAGACCAGGACGGTCGTGTTCGGCGGGAATCCGCCGACGGAGTTCGAATCGGCGTTTGACGCCGTTCTGGCTGCACAGAAGGCGGGGATCCAGGCGATCGAACCTGGCGTCGAGGCCAGCGAGGTCGATCGGGCCGCACGCGAGGTCATCGAAAAGCGAGGCTACGGCGACCAGTTCATCCACCGGACTGGCCACGGGGTCGGACTCGACGTCCACGAACCCCCCTACATCACCGGAGAAAACGACCGGAAGCTCGAGGAGGGAATGGTGTTCAGCGTCGAACCCGGCGTCTACATCGAGGGGGCGTTCGGGATTCGCATCGAGGAT
Coding sequences within:
- a CDS encoding aldehyde ferredoxin oxidoreductase C-terminal domain-containing protein → MITAGGPLLTLDVTDREAREENIDDVLGTFIGGRGVATKLAHDRIPFDADPFGPENRVYVSTGPLQQATMSFTGRMNVTGLSPLTGGLLSTNAGGYLSRNFVGTGHNCVEVVGESDELLAIHVTEDGVEFEEVPELEEATVPEVTEYVNDERGLEAENVLCIGPAGENLVRYACVMTYESRAFGRGGMGAVLGSKNVKAITFEGDAEFDVGLPEDVQSEVHQKAATSDSIFRRQGTTSGTEFINDEFSLPTRYFNDYHFEEVEGIGGDAVESKKYKTAACSACAFACKLPTRDEETGLETEGPEFETVYSFGSNQGVGDVVDVMKSNDLCDEFGLDTISCGVTIAAYMDAHDEFGNAALAHELIEKIAYRDGEGDLLAEGVDRVHEELGVDNYTVKGMEFAAHDGRTIHGQGLSYAVANRGGDHMYSVMLRDEYDGNFPREGLDGKPERIVELENYAAFRDSGIICAFSKEAEGFVSEETFERLFDTEYEKLVEVGSRVVELERHFNNRRGMDREDDDLPYEIPGFEAGLDEYYQTRGWNDDGTVPEHRVAEYAETDEPGGTADD
- a CDS encoding MoaD/ThiS family protein, yielding MEIEIKTYGAVRELFDRTEFTYTVPPDSTVEDLLAALETENDRSAEFCLLEGFREETVLVVRNGTNAKLLDGGDTTLEDGDRLSITSSPMPEG
- a CDS encoding PH domain-containing protein, translating into MSPNPVVSDDWRRFDGETVMWEASPRTTRALPGIGLSVALLVVVFWLAVSVSGWALLLVPVAAVPGLYHYLRVVTTNFVLTDGEIAVKTGILGRSVRRVEYSRVQNVGYSQGLTGSVFGYGTVDVEIAGGRDLQLYDVYDPTEPYEIVRELATGRTAAEIPGSLEAWTAIRDEVVALRKSLES
- a CDS encoding PH domain-containing protein; the protein is MDDVGFDWLTLEEDEEVLWSSRPHRSSLVPALIVGIPLSILLIGLVIILGAYLTYTNTNYVVTTSGLYKKTGILSRDVQKIGFDKVQNISYSQSAIGSYFGYGNVEVSTAGSSGVEMQFRSVPAPADVQELIDSRIERRDGRGGDDKEDVLAEILTELRTIRRIVEEGQDDNGNDEIGTDGNDTDANRTDSNGDSNTDGAGTDNTRDR
- a CDS encoding Xaa-Pro peptidase family protein, whose protein sequence is MTDHDAITTRLSRARSGLRSGVADALVCFPSSNMYYLSGFEDEPMERHLFLIVTPDDALFLAPEMYDEQIREESPIADVRTWGDDEDPIALLASIGEELELAAGRLLVDDRMWAMFTQDLREVFPEATFGLASELLTDLRIRKDDSELDRLERAASIADSVSELIRTLGSDAIGMTERELAVEIERRLEDAGGDGISFDVVVGSGPNGARPHHRHGARAIEPGDPVVLDFGTRFGGYPSDQTRTVVFGGNPPTEFESAFDAVLAAQKAGIQAIEPGVEASEVDRAAREVIEKRGYGDQFIHRTGHGVGLDVHEPPYITGENDRKLEEGMVFSVEPGVYIEGAFGIRIEDLVVVTGDGCKRLNRSPRTWKPLGEE